The Pantoea vagans genome includes a window with the following:
- the pfkA gene encoding 6-phosphofructokinase encodes MIKKIGVLTSGGDAPGMNAAIRGVVRSALSEGLEVFGIYDGYLGLYEDRMINLDRYSVSDMINRGGTFLGSARFPDFRNEEVRQVAIENMKKRGIDALVVIGGDGSYMGAKRLTEMGFPCIGLPGTIDNDVAGTDYTIGYFTALETVVEAIDRLRDTSSSHQRISIVEVMGRYCGDLTLAAAIAGGCEFIVLPEIPYTREELVEEIKAGIAKGKKHAIVAITEHICDIDDLAHYIEAETKRETRATVLGHIQRGGAPCAYDRILASRMGAYSIELLLQGYGGRCVGIQNEKMVHHDIIDAIENMKRPFKRDWLDTAKKLY; translated from the coding sequence ATGATCAAAAAAATCGGAGTACTGACCAGCGGCGGTGACGCCCCAGGCATGAACGCAGCCATTCGCGGAGTTGTCCGTTCCGCGCTGAGTGAAGGCCTTGAAGTTTTTGGTATCTACGACGGCTATCTGGGATTGTATGAAGATCGCATGATCAACCTCGACCGTTACAGCGTGTCAGACATGATCAACCGTGGCGGCACTTTCCTTGGCTCTGCGCGCTTCCCGGATTTCCGTAATGAGGAAGTTCGCCAGGTCGCGATTGAGAACATGAAAAAGCGCGGCATTGATGCGCTGGTGGTGATTGGCGGTGACGGCTCCTACATGGGTGCCAAGCGTCTGACCGAAATGGGCTTCCCGTGTATTGGTCTGCCTGGCACCATTGATAACGACGTAGCAGGAACCGACTACACCATTGGTTACTTCACCGCACTGGAGACCGTGGTGGAAGCGATTGACCGTCTGCGCGACACCTCATCTTCACACCAGCGTATCTCTATCGTTGAAGTGATGGGTCGTTACTGCGGTGATCTTACCCTGGCTGCTGCGATTGCTGGCGGTTGCGAATTTATCGTGCTGCCGGAAATCCCTTACACCCGCGAAGAGCTGGTGGAAGAGATCAAAGCCGGTATCGCTAAAGGTAAAAAGCACGCCATTGTGGCGATCACTGAGCACATCTGTGATATCGACGACCTGGCACATTACATTGAAGCGGAAACCAAACGTGAAACCCGTGCCACCGTACTTGGTCACATTCAGCGTGGCGGTGCGCCATGTGCCTATGACCGTATTCTGGCTTCACGCATGGGTGCTTACTCTATTGAGCTGCTGTTGCAGGGTTACGGCGGCCGTTGCGTCGGTATCCAAAACGAGAAGATGGTGCAC